A window of Candidatus Falkowbacteria bacterium genomic DNA:
TAGCGTGAGAAAAATTAATAATATTCTTCTTCGTTTTAATAAGGCTTTTTACTTTATCAGCCCACTCAATTAAAACCAAAGCTTCGGGATCAATAATATAATCTTCTAATCCAATACCGCTTAAATGAGCGGCTTTTTTTATACGATACGCATCAACATGAACTAAATGCTTAATTTGCTTGTTTTTAGTCTTATACACCTTCATTAAAACGAAAGTT
This region includes:
- the tsaE gene encoding tRNA (adenosine(37)-N6)-threonylcarbamoyltransferase complex ATPase subunit type 1 TsaE, which produces MKKITKTAKQTEALGKKFVASLKQGGAFGLIGELGAGKTAFIKGVAKALGIKSTITSPTFVLMKVYKTKNKQIKHLVHVDAYRIKKAAHLSGIGLEDYIIDPEALVLIEWADKVKSLIKTKKNIINFSHAKLGRAIKSSFDF